Proteins from one Lachnospiraceae bacterium KGMB03038 genomic window:
- a CDS encoding galactoside ABC transporter permease yields the protein MANGNSKVLTAEQELKLRQPIDEHVGEIQAKINSLREDGTDQVVSLQNKIDGIKRDKSRTKSERESAIAKIQKELETAKAVEAKNKDEISKLISKAEAYLKEHFDKDYYEPVKASCEAEKAEAKAAYQKRLAELEKEHKETVAKLSDHQEIKDENYVYKNRQFDAKVELEQNLQQIKDRRHAAYSYKYHLIDMLRMSKFTFLETSAQKWENYKYTFNRRAFLLQNGLYIAIILIFVALCIITPMVKGSPLLTYNNVLNILQQASPRMFLALGVAGLILLAGTDLSVGRMVGMGMTTATIIMHQGVNTGGVFGHIFDFTGMSIGGRMILALVMCILLCTFFTTLAGFFTAKFKMHPFISTMANMLMIFGLVTYATKGVSFGAIEPSIPAIIIPKVNGFPTIILWAVAAIVIVWFIWNKTTFGKNLYAVGGNAEAAAVSGISVFAVTVGAFVLAGILYGFGSWLECARMVGSGSAAYGQGWETDAIAACVVGGVSFTGGIGKISGVVVGVLIFTALTYSLTILGIDTNLQFVFSGIIILVAVTLDCLKYVQKK from the coding sequence ATGGCAAATGGAAATAGTAAAGTTCTAACGGCTGAGCAGGAATTGAAGCTTCGCCAGCCGATCGATGAACATGTGGGAGAGATTCAGGCGAAGATCAACAGCCTGAGAGAAGACGGTACAGACCAGGTTGTGTCTCTTCAGAATAAGATCGACGGGATCAAGAGAGACAAGAGCCGGACAAAGAGTGAGAGAGAAAGCGCGATCGCAAAGATCCAGAAAGAATTGGAGACGGCGAAAGCGGTAGAAGCAAAGAATAAAGACGAGATATCCAAATTGATCTCCAAGGCGGAGGCGTATCTCAAAGAACATTTTGACAAAGATTATTATGAGCCGGTAAAGGCCAGTTGTGAAGCCGAGAAGGCAGAAGCCAAAGCGGCATATCAGAAGCGGCTGGCAGAGCTGGAAAAAGAGCATAAAGAGACGGTTGCAAAGCTTTCTGACCACCAGGAGATCAAAGATGAAAACTATGTTTATAAAAACCGTCAGTTTGACGCGAAAGTAGAGCTGGAGCAGAACCTTCAGCAGATCAAAGACCGCAGACATGCCGCGTATAGCTATAAATATCATCTGATCGATATGCTGCGGATGTCCAAATTCACATTCCTGGAGACAAGCGCGCAGAAATGGGAGAACTACAAATATACATTCAACCGGAGGGCATTCCTTCTGCAAAATGGATTGTATATTGCGATCATCCTGATCTTCGTCGCTCTGTGTATCATTACTCCGATGGTCAAAGGATCACCGCTTCTTACCTATAACAACGTGCTGAATATTCTGCAGCAGGCTTCGCCGAGAATGTTCCTGGCGCTGGGAGTAGCAGGACTGATTCTTCTGGCAGGAACCGACCTTTCTGTGGGACGTATGGTAGGTATGGGAATGACGACGGCTACCATCATCATGCATCAGGGCGTCAACACAGGAGGCGTATTTGGGCATATCTTCGATTTTACGGGTATGTCTATCGGGGGAAGAATGATCCTGGCGCTGGTAATGTGTATCCTTTTGTGTACATTTTTTACCACCCTTGCGGGATTCTTTACCGCCAAATTTAAAATGCATCCGTTTATTTCTACCATGGCAAACATGCTGATGATCTTCGGACTTGTAACTTACGCGACCAAGGGAGTTTCCTTTGGAGCTATCGAGCCTTCGATCCCGGCGATCATCATTCCAAAGGTAAACGGATTCCCTACCATTATCCTGTGGGCAGTGGCGGCCATCGTGATCGTTTGGTTTATCTGGAATAAAACCACCTTTGGAAAGAACCTGTACGCAGTCGGCGGAAACGCAGAGGCGGCGGCAGTATCAGGAATCTCTGTATTCGCTGTAACGGTGGGAGCATTCGTACTTGCCGGAATCCTCTATGGTTTTGGTTCCTGGCTGGAATGTGCGAGAATGGTTGGTTCCGGTTCCGCTGCTTATGGACAAGGATGGGAGACTGACGCCATCGCAGCCTGTGTAGTAGGCGGTGTGTCCTTTACAGGTGGTATCGGTAAGATCTCTGGTGTAGTAGTCGGTGTGCTGATCTTCACAGCCCTTACCTACTCTCTTACGATCCTTGGTATCGACACCAATCTGCAGTTTGTATTCTCAGGTATCATCATTCTTGTAGCGGTAACGCTGGACTGCCTGAAATACGTTCAGAAAAAATAA
- a CDS encoding sensor histidine kinase, translating into MKDKYIARLEKFRPKGIQSTLMLAFSVISISIMLVLGIVMYMWFSMSARQEVVRTSQTMMEQTGENLEDYLIRMRQISDVAYYNVVKENDFSDQSEKIQEGMNLLYEANRDNLRSIAIYNNYGSLLAAEPVVSQKEDPDVTKQEWFIQAMDEMENMHFSTPHIQNLFDDGTQRYYWVISLSRVVELTNQGESQLGVLLVDMDYSGISRVMTQINSTGSGQYYYLCDSNGKVIYHPKQIQVSDGIVSENNKAAARRDDGVYDEHFEGENRKVIVNTVSYTGWKLVGVIPYSTFTHGMADLRYFIIILILLMVMMLLVINRVISVRISRPILKLNDSVVEYEAGEKPSIYIGGSQEIRHLGYSIQKSYEQIDLLMKEIVWEQNERRKSELEALQSQINPHFLYNALESITWMVEGEKNDEAVFMISQLAKLFRISLSKGRTVISVRDELQHAESYMNIQKIRYKNSFSVTFDVDPAVYSYCTVKLILQPILENAINYGVSGMDDAGEIKITGKLEGDRVILAVEDNGIGMAKEEADLLLTDSQRVKKHGSGVGLVNVNNRIQILFGKEYGLVIDSEPDEGTTVSIHIPAVPYTEKNRTTLEQGRTIFGEEADENKTPDREDETQ; encoded by the coding sequence GTGAAAGATAAGTATATTGCCCGGTTAGAAAAGTTCAGACCCAAAGGGATCCAGTCAACGCTTATGCTGGCGTTTTCTGTGATTTCCATCTCCATTATGCTGGTCCTTGGGATCGTTATGTACATGTGGTTCTCCATGTCAGCCCGACAGGAGGTCGTGCGGACTTCCCAGACAATGATGGAGCAGACGGGGGAGAATCTGGAGGATTACCTGATCCGTATGCGCCAGATCTCAGATGTGGCTTACTACAATGTGGTAAAGGAGAATGATTTCTCCGACCAGTCGGAGAAGATTCAGGAGGGAATGAACCTGCTGTATGAAGCCAATCGGGACAACCTAAGGAGCATTGCGATCTATAATAATTACGGAAGTCTTCTGGCGGCGGAACCGGTTGTCTCCCAGAAAGAGGACCCGGATGTTACGAAACAGGAATGGTTCATACAAGCGATGGATGAAATGGAGAATATGCATTTTTCCACGCCTCATATCCAGAACCTGTTTGACGACGGAACCCAGCGGTATTACTGGGTGATCTCCCTAAGCCGGGTGGTAGAGCTGACGAACCAGGGAGAATCACAGCTTGGAGTGCTGCTGGTAGACATGGACTACAGCGGGATCTCGCGGGTGATGACGCAGATCAATTCCACCGGCAGCGGGCAGTACTATTATCTGTGCGACAGCAATGGGAAGGTCATATACCATCCCAAGCAGATCCAGGTCAGCGACGGGATCGTCAGTGAAAATAACAAGGCCGCTGCCCGGCGGGACGACGGTGTTTATGACGAACACTTTGAGGGAGAGAACCGAAAGGTTATCGTCAATACGGTCAGCTATACGGGATGGAAACTGGTGGGGGTGATCCCCTACTCCACGTTTACCCATGGAATGGCGGACCTTAGGTATTTTATCATCATCCTGATCCTTTTGATGGTCATGATGCTCCTGGTGATCAACCGGGTGATTTCCGTGAGGATCTCCAGGCCCATCTTAAAACTCAACGATTCGGTGGTAGAGTATGAGGCGGGAGAAAAACCCAGTATCTATATCGGCGGTTCACAGGAGATCCGGCATCTGGGCTATTCGATCCAAAAGTCCTACGAGCAGATCGACCTTCTTATGAAAGAGATTGTCTGGGAACAGAACGAGAGAAGAAAAAGTGAGCTGGAAGCGCTTCAGAGCCAGATCAATCCGCATTTCCTGTATAACGCCCTGGAATCCATCACATGGATGGTGGAGGGAGAGAAAAACGACGAGGCTGTATTTATGATCTCCCAGCTTGCCAAACTCTTCCGGATCAGTCTGTCAAAAGGGCGGACGGTGATCTCGGTAAGGGATGAGCTCCAACATGCGGAAAGCTATATGAATATCCAGAAGATCCGGTATAAAAATTCTTTTTCCGTTACCTTTGACGTGGATCCGGCGGTATATTCCTACTGTACGGTGAAGCTGATCCTGCAGCCGATTCTGGAAAATGCCATCAACTATGGCGTGAGCGGCATGGACGACGCGGGCGAGATCAAGATCACAGGCAAGCTGGAAGGAGATCGGGTCATTCTGGCTGTAGAAGATAATGGCATTGGAATGGCGAAAGAGGAAGCGGATCTTCTGCTTACGGACAGCCAGAGAGTGAAGAAGCACGGATCGGGAGTGGGCCTGGTAAATGTGAACAACCGGATCCAGATCCTGTTTGGAAAAGAGTACGGGCTGGTCATCGATAGCGAACCGGATGAAGGAACCACAGTTTCGATCCATATTCCGGCGGTTCCGTATACGGAAAAAAACCGGACCACCCTTGAGCAGGGACGGACCATTTTTGGGGAGGAAGCGGATGAGAATAAGACACCGGATAGGGAAGATGAAACACAGTAA
- a CDS encoding sugar ABC transporter ATP-binding protein, whose protein sequence is MADKKDDIVLSIRGMCKSFGRNRVLDHINLDVKRGTVMGLMGENGAGKSTMMKCLFGTYQKDEGKIFLDGKEVSFSGPKDALENGIAMVHQELNQCLERNVMDNLFLGRYPVNSLGVIDEGRMKKEASELFRKLGMTVNLTQPMRNMSVSQRQMCEIAKAISYNAKVIVLDEPTSSLTVQEVEKLFEMMRMLKEQGIALIYISHKMDEIFEICDEISVLRDGNLVMTKDSKDTDMNELIAAMVGRSLENRFPPVDNTPKDVILSVQHLSTKFEPYLKDISFDVREGEIFGLYGLVGAGRTELLETIFGVRTRAAGRVYFNNRLMNFNSAKEAMDHGFAMITEERKANGLFLKGDLTFNTTIANLDSYKTGPALSDAKMEKATMKEIKVMRTKCMGPTDMITSLSGGNQQKVIFGKWLEREPQVFMMDEPTRGIDVGAKYEIYELIINMAKQGKTIIVVSSEMPEILGITNRIGVMSNGHLSGIVNTKETDQEELLRLSAKYL, encoded by the coding sequence ATGGCAGATAAGAAAGATGATATCGTCTTATCGATCCGTGGCATGTGTAAGTCTTTTGGCCGCAACCGGGTTCTGGATCACATCAATCTGGATGTAAAACGGGGAACAGTCATGGGGCTGATGGGGGAAAACGGCGCCGGTAAGTCGACAATGATGAAGTGCCTGTTCGGTACTTATCAGAAAGATGAGGGAAAGATCTTTCTGGACGGAAAGGAAGTAAGCTTTTCCGGGCCTAAGGACGCTCTTGAAAATGGGATCGCGATGGTCCATCAGGAATTGAACCAGTGTTTGGAAAGAAACGTAATGGACAATCTGTTCCTGGGACGTTATCCGGTCAATTCTCTGGGAGTCATAGATGAAGGCAGGATGAAGAAGGAAGCTTCCGAACTCTTCCGAAAGCTGGGCATGACGGTCAACCTTACCCAGCCCATGCGGAATATGTCTGTATCCCAGAGACAGATGTGCGAGATTGCCAAAGCGATCTCTTACAACGCCAAGGTGATCGTTCTTGACGAGCCTACATCTTCACTGACGGTACAGGAAGTAGAAAAGCTTTTTGAAATGATGAGGATGTTGAAAGAACAGGGCATTGCGCTGATCTATATTTCTCATAAAATGGATGAGATTTTTGAGATCTGTGATGAGATTTCTGTGCTCCGGGACGGAAATCTTGTTATGACCAAAGATTCCAAAGATACGGATATGAACGAACTGATCGCGGCAATGGTGGGACGTTCTTTAGAGAACCGTTTCCCGCCGGTAGACAATACGCCGAAAGACGTGATCCTGTCTGTTCAGCATCTGTCTACCAAATTTGAACCATATTTGAAGGATATTTCTTTTGATGTAAGAGAAGGAGAGATCTTTGGCCTGTACGGCTTGGTAGGAGCGGGACGTACAGAGCTTTTGGAAACCATCTTCGGCGTGCGTACCAGGGCGGCGGGGCGTGTGTATTTTAACAACCGCCTGATGAATTTCAACAGCGCGAAGGAAGCGATGGATCATGGATTTGCCATGATCACAGAGGAGAGAAAGGCCAACGGTCTGTTCCTGAAAGGGGACCTGACCTTTAATACGACGATCGCGAATCTGGACAGTTACAAGACGGGACCAGCTCTCTCTGACGCCAAGATGGAAAAAGCAACGATGAAGGAGATCAAAGTCATGCGCACCAAGTGCATGGGGCCGACGGACATGATCACAAGTCTTTCCGGCGGTAATCAGCAGAAAGTGATCTTCGGGAAATGGCTGGAGCGGGAACCCCAGGTATTTATGATGGACGAACCGACCAGAGGAATTGACGTAGGTGCAAAATATGAAATCTATGAACTGATCATCAATATGGCAAAACAGGGGAAGACGATCATCGTTGTTTCCTCAGAGATGCCGGAGATCCTGGGAATCACAAACCGTATCGGCGTAATGTCCAACGGTCATCTGTCCGGGATCGTCAACACCAAAGAGACGGATCAGGAGGAGCTTTTGAGACTCAGTGCGAAATACCTATAG
- a CDS encoding MarR family transcriptional regulator, which yields MDYELREQFFTSIIHFRKLESSLSSECEMQMNEMMILQSIAAGCCSECPCMNLDVPKMQNKLHISKPAISYILNTLEKKDYITREIDPKDRRKVSISATDKGRAAAEQSLKKYDQIWDALLDRFGEDNMRQLIDLIHTLDELYLSLDK from the coding sequence ATGGATTATGAATTGAGAGAACAGTTTTTCACCTCCATCATCCATTTCCGGAAGCTGGAATCTTCCCTTTCTTCCGAATGTGAAATGCAGATGAATGAAATGATGATCCTTCAGAGCATTGCGGCCGGATGCTGCAGCGAATGTCCCTGCATGAATCTTGACGTGCCTAAGATGCAGAACAAACTGCACATCTCAAAACCCGCCATTTCCTATATCCTGAACACACTGGAGAAAAAAGATTACATTACGCGGGAGATCGACCCCAAGGACAGGCGCAAGGTTTCCATCAGCGCCACAGACAAAGGACGGGCGGCGGCAGAGCAGTCTTTAAAAAAATACGATCAGATCTGGGACGCGCTTCTTGACCGCTTTGGCGAAGATAACATGCGCCAGCTCATAGACTTGATCCATACGCTGGATGAACTTTATCTGTCCCTGGACAAATAA
- a CDS encoding substrate-binding domain-containing protein — MKRKMALLTMMAMLSLSIAACGSGGSSDSGDSGSGESSSSSGEVANKDKPLVWFNRQPSNSSTGELDMTALNFNENTYYVGFDANQGAELQGTMVKDYIEANIDTIDRNGDGVIGYVLAIGDIGHNDSIARTRGVRKALGTGVEKDGNINSEPIGTNTDGSASAVQDGTLEVDGTSYVVRELASQEMKNSAGATWDAATAGNAIGTWSSSFGDDIDVVVSNNDGMGMSMFNAWSKDNKVPTFGYDANNDAVAAIAEGYGGTISQHADVQAYLTLRVLRNALDGVDIDTGIGTADDAGNVLSEDVYRYSEEERSYYALNVAVTAENYKDFTDSTKVYEPVSKQLDESTSPTKKVWLNIYNASDNFLSSTYQPLLQNYDDLLNLEVEYIGGDGQTESNITNRLGNPSQYDAFAINMVKTDNASSYTSILSQ, encoded by the coding sequence ATGAAAAGAAAGATGGCTTTATTGACAATGATGGCTATGCTCAGTCTTTCCATTGCTGCATGTGGTTCCGGCGGATCCTCAGACAGCGGAGATTCTGGCTCAGGAGAAAGCTCCAGTTCCAGCGGGGAAGTGGCGAACAAGGACAAGCCTCTGGTTTGGTTCAACCGTCAGCCTTCCAACAGTTCAACTGGAGAACTGGATATGACAGCTCTGAACTTTAACGAAAATACATACTATGTAGGTTTCGACGCAAATCAGGGTGCGGAACTCCAGGGAACCATGGTGAAAGATTACATTGAGGCCAACATTGATACCATCGACCGGAACGGAGACGGAGTGATCGGATATGTTCTGGCAATCGGAGATATCGGACATAACGATTCTATCGCTCGTACAAGAGGTGTCCGCAAGGCTCTGGGAACTGGCGTTGAGAAGGACGGCAACATCAACAGTGAGCCAATCGGAACAAACACAGATGGTTCCGCATCTGCTGTACAGGATGGAACCCTTGAAGTAGACGGTACTTCTTATGTAGTTCGTGAGCTTGCTTCTCAGGAGATGAAGAACTCCGCAGGAGCTACCTGGGATGCCGCGACAGCAGGAAACGCTATCGGAACATGGTCTTCTTCTTTTGGAGATGACATCGATGTTGTTGTTTCTAACAATGACGGAATGGGAATGTCTATGTTCAACGCATGGTCCAAAGATAATAAAGTTCCTACCTTTGGATATGACGCCAACAACGACGCGGTAGCAGCTATTGCAGAAGGCTATGGCGGAACGATCAGCCAGCATGCAGACGTACAGGCTTACCTGACACTTCGTGTTCTGCGCAACGCTCTGGACGGCGTAGACATTGATACTGGTATCGGCACAGCAGATGACGCTGGAAACGTTCTGAGTGAAGATGTATACAGATACAGCGAAGAAGAGCGTTCCTACTATGCGTTGAACGTTGCGGTTACCGCAGAAAACTATAAGGACTTCACAGACTCCACGAAGGTTTACGAGCCTGTTTCCAAACAGCTTGACGAGAGCACATCTCCGACCAAGAAAGTATGGCTGAACATCTACAATGCTTCTGATAACTTCTTAAGCTCTACCTATCAGCCACTGCTTCAGAACTATGATGATCTTTTGAATCTGGAAGTTGAGTACATCGGCGGCGACGGACAGACAGAGTCCAACATTACAAACCGTCTTGGAAATCCAAGCCAGTATGATGCATTTGCCATTAACATGGTTAAGACAGATAATGCGTCTTCCTACACATCTATACTTAGTCAATAA
- a CDS encoding response regulator, whose translation MDKYTVLLVDDEEEVIQVIMKKINWEELGLSVIGYASNGVKALEMVEEYQPDIVMTDIKMPYMDGMELSQQIKREFPATKILIFTGFDEFEYAKEAVHLEVEEYILKPVNSAELKEVFTQVKNKLDQEISEKRSVEVLERYYMESLPVLRANFYSTLIEGRIQENELQKFLQDYQITFAGPLFCCLVIHTSSRQVPEGMNPLLLDTSVRKQAEERLGEKWRAKTFSYLGNTVMIAQLEEERQVADLTDECDRFCRYARRMIGAVVTVGVGKVSKHILELAKSYAGAREAVSYRAIYGASRAINIREIDPQETAGGNPADDSRLGELFKRICLGSEQEVREAADRYLAQNSFPAQSLQGHQIAIMELVSGLYRFSANHDISMEAFGKRIDDLYRTFLDLEPEALRERLIDICLSLHEQMIRARSMSTQSFVTKAKEYVQAHYFEAELSLDTVCRELGVSNSYFSTVFKKEVGKSFIGYLTEYRMEQALRLLLETNDKSYAIAKSVGYTDPNYFSYVFKRQYGVSPSKYRTEYVGSER comes from the coding sequence ATGGATAAATATACGGTACTGTTGGTAGATGACGAAGAAGAAGTCATTCAAGTTATTATGAAGAAAATAAACTGGGAAGAGCTGGGACTTTCTGTGATCGGCTATGCCAGCAATGGGGTCAAGGCCCTGGAAATGGTGGAAGAATACCAGCCGGACATTGTAATGACGGACATTAAGATGCCCTACATGGACGGAATGGAGCTGTCTCAGCAGATCAAGAGGGAGTTTCCGGCGACAAAGATCTTGATCTTTACCGGTTTTGATGAATTTGAGTACGCCAAGGAAGCGGTCCATCTGGAAGTGGAAGAGTATATCCTCAAGCCGGTCAATTCGGCGGAGCTCAAAGAAGTGTTTACCCAGGTAAAGAACAAGCTGGATCAGGAGATCAGTGAAAAAAGAAGCGTGGAGGTCCTGGAGAGATATTATATGGAATCCCTTCCGGTCCTGCGGGCAAACTTTTATTCCACCCTGATCGAAGGCAGGATCCAGGAAAACGAACTTCAGAAATTTCTTCAGGATTATCAGATCACATTTGCGGGGCCTTTGTTCTGCTGTCTGGTGATCCACACATCTTCCAGGCAGGTGCCGGAGGGGATGAACCCGCTTCTGCTGGACACGTCTGTGCGGAAGCAGGCAGAGGAACGGCTGGGGGAGAAGTGGAGGGCAAAGACCTTCTCTTATCTTGGGAATACGGTTATGATCGCCCAGCTTGAGGAAGAGCGGCAGGTAGCGGATCTGACAGATGAATGTGACAGATTCTGCAGATATGCCCGCCGTATGATCGGGGCGGTGGTCACCGTGGGAGTCGGAAAGGTGTCCAAACATATTCTGGAACTGGCCAAATCCTATGCCGGAGCCAGGGAGGCCGTTTCCTACCGGGCGATCTACGGGGCTTCGCGGGCCATCAATATTCGGGAGATCGATCCCCAGGAGACAGCGGGCGGCAATCCGGCGGATGATTCCAGGCTGGGGGAACTGTTTAAGCGGATCTGTCTGGGGTCTGAACAAGAAGTGAGGGAGGCGGCGGACAGATACCTGGCCCAGAATTCTTTTCCAGCCCAATCCCTTCAGGGACATCAGATCGCGATCATGGAGCTGGTGAGCGGGCTGTACCGCTTCTCCGCTAATCACGACATTTCGATGGAGGCATTTGGGAAGAGAATTGATGATCTTTATAGAACGTTTCTTGACCTGGAGCCGGAAGCGCTGAGAGAAAGACTTATAGACATCTGTCTTTCTCTGCACGAGCAGATGATCCGCGCAAGAAGCATGTCCACCCAGTCTTTCGTCACAAAGGCAAAGGAATATGTGCAGGCCCACTACTTTGAGGCGGAGCTTTCGCTGGATACGGTATGCAGGGAGCTGGGAGTGTCGAATTCTTATTTCTCCACAGTCTTTAAGAAGGAAGTGGGGAAATCTTTCATCGGATATCTGACAGAATACCGCATGGAACAGGCTCTGCGGCTTCTGCTGGAAACCAATGATAAGAGTTATGCCATTGCCAAAAGCGTAGGATATACAGACCCGAATTATTTCAGTTATGTATTTAAGAGACAGTATGGCGTATCACCTTCAAAGTACAGGACGGAGTATGTAGGAAGTGAAAGATAA
- a CDS encoding ATP-dependent Clp protease ATP-binding subunit produces MEINLNLFSSRMVKVFQAALQFVTHMGHKFIGSEHLLWALAQEEGKAGQVLRRNGLDQKLIEEYLHQYDIDAKAGGNFYAVQISDEAAQVIRLAQTRGEVRGRSQIEPADLLRAILDAGECAAAQLMASLEVDMEALRGELGKADLPVSMAGKPGLEKAMEEGSKLQPGEEDEAEGEQEEDQQESIVEKFGMDVTKKAEEGEYDPMIGREDVIQRLIQVLSRRTKNNPVLTGEPGVGKTAVVEGLAQRIAEGRVPSNLRQKRIIAMDLVGMLSGARFRGDFEERMKLFLKETEADGNVILFIDELHMIMGAGAGASETMDAANILKPVLARGSLQVIGATTLKEYRQHIEKDAAFERRFQPVAVEEPNEEDAVKILMGLKEKYEVYHGLTITEEAVRAAVELSSRYIQDRFLPDKAVDVMDEAASQIKTKGLTTPPNLLELEEEIRRTDREKKAAADAQEYERAAQLRDQQKALAEELDQRQDAWQKEQCGQVTAQDIAGVVSAWTGIPVTMLTEDETERLRTLEYTLHERVIGQDEGVSAVARAIRRGRTGVADPEKPIGSFLFLGPTGVGKTELCRALAEVLFHDENAMIRLDMSEYMEAYTVSKLIGSPPGYVGYDEGGQLTEMVRKRPYSILLLDEIEKAHPDVWNTLLQVLDDGRLTDAQGRTVSFKNTIIVMTSNIGAREITGKSSLGFSRDEGREDQRREEEIQERVMEAVKMTFRPEFINRLDEVIVFHPLRREDVRKIAHIQVKKLEGRMKKQGIALRVEESAVEELAQRGYDPVYGARPLKRTIQSMLQNAVADRLLDGNLSGRDELVAYAEGEKIQIRTGRS; encoded by the coding sequence ATGGAAATTAATCTGAATCTTTTTAGTTCCCGGATGGTGAAGGTGTTTCAGGCTGCGCTGCAGTTTGTCACACATATGGGACATAAGTTTATAGGAAGCGAACATCTTCTGTGGGCGCTGGCTCAGGAGGAAGGAAAAGCGGGCCAGGTCCTGCGGAGAAATGGATTGGATCAGAAACTGATCGAAGAGTATCTCCATCAATATGATATCGATGCAAAGGCAGGCGGTAATTTTTACGCTGTACAGATATCCGATGAGGCAGCCCAGGTGATCCGTCTTGCCCAAACCCGTGGAGAAGTCCGCGGGCGCTCGCAGATAGAACCTGCAGATCTTCTGCGGGCAATCCTGGACGCGGGAGAATGTGCCGCCGCCCAGCTTATGGCTTCGCTGGAGGTAGATATGGAAGCCTTGCGGGGAGAATTGGGGAAAGCTGATCTGCCGGTTTCAATGGCGGGAAAACCGGGACTAGAAAAGGCCATGGAAGAAGGGAGCAAGCTCCAGCCAGGTGAGGAAGATGAGGCAGAAGGGGAGCAAGAAGAGGATCAGCAGGAAAGTATAGTAGAGAAATTTGGAATGGATGTCACAAAGAAGGCGGAAGAAGGGGAATATGATCCCATGATCGGCCGGGAAGATGTGATCCAGCGGCTGATTCAGGTGCTGTCCAGGAGGACCAAGAATAACCCGGTACTGACTGGGGAACCGGGAGTCGGCAAGACAGCGGTGGTAGAAGGGCTGGCCCAGCGGATCGCGGAAGGCAGAGTGCCGTCTAATCTGAGGCAAAAGAGAATCATTGCCATGGATTTGGTGGGGATGCTCTCCGGCGCCAGATTCCGGGGAGATTTTGAGGAACGGATGAAGCTGTTCTTGAAAGAGACAGAAGCGGACGGCAACGTAATCCTTTTTATTGATGAACTGCATATGATCATGGGAGCGGGAGCCGGCGCCAGCGAGACTATGGATGCCGCAAATATCTTGAAACCCGTATTGGCAAGAGGAAGTCTTCAGGTCATAGGAGCGACGACTTTGAAAGAGTACCGTCAGCATATTGAGAAAGACGCGGCTTTTGAGCGTAGATTCCAGCCAGTCGCGGTAGAAGAGCCGAATGAGGAAGACGCGGTAAAAATCCTGATGGGATTGAAAGAAAAATACGAAGTCTATCATGGGCTTACGATCACAGAAGAGGCGGTCCGGGCGGCGGTAGAGCTGTCCAGCCGGTATATCCAGGACCGGTTTCTCCCGGATAAGGCGGTAGATGTTATGGATGAGGCCGCTTCCCAGATCAAGACCAAGGGTCTTACTACGCCGCCCAATCTTCTGGAGCTGGAAGAAGAGATCCGCAGGACTGACCGAGAGAAAAAGGCCGCCGCGGATGCGCAGGAATACGAGAGAGCCGCCCAGCTCAGGGACCAGCAGAAAGCGTTGGCAGAAGAGCTGGACCAGCGGCAGGACGCATGGCAGAAAGAGCAGTGCGGACAGGTGACGGCTCAGGATATCGCGGGCGTGGTTTCTGCCTGGACCGGAATCCCCGTTACTATGCTGACAGAGGATGAGACAGAACGGCTCCGGACATTGGAATATACGCTGCACGAGCGGGTGATCGGCCAAGATGAAGGAGTGTCCGCCGTGGCGAGGGCTATACGGCGGGGCCGCACAGGAGTGGCAGATCCAGAGAAGCCGATTGGCTCTTTTCTTTTCCTTGGACCTACAGGTGTGGGGAAAACAGAACTGTGCCGGGCGCTGGCAGAAGTATTGTTCCATGATGAGAATGCTATGATCCGGCTGGATATGTCAGAATATATGGAAGCTTACACCGTATCCAAACTGATCGGTTCGCCTCCGGGATATGTAGGATACGATGAGGGAGGACAGCTTACAGAGATGGTGAGGAAACGTCCATACAGTATCCTGCTCCTGGATGAGATTGAGAAAGCCCATCCGGATGTGTGGAACACTCTGCTGCAGGTTTTGGATGACGGAAGGCTTACAGATGCCCAGGGACGTACTGTAAGCTTTAAAAATACAATTATTGTCATGACCTCCAACATTGGAGCCAGAGAGATCACCGGGAAAAGTTCGCTTGGATTCTCCAGAGATGAAGGCAGGGAGGATCAGCGGCGGGAAGAAGAGATTCAGGAACGGGTGATGGAAGCCGTGAAGATGACATTCCGGCCGGAATTTATCAACCGTCTGGATGAAGTGATCGTGTTCCATCCGCTGAGGCGGGAGGATGTACGTAAGATCGCGCATATCCAGGTGAAAAAACTAGAAGGAAGGATGAAAAAGCAGGGGATTGCCCTTCGTGTGGAAGAAAGCGCGGTGGAAGAACTGGCGCAGAGAGGATATGATCCTGTGTATGGGGCGCGGCCGCTGAAGCGGACGATCCAATCCATGCTGCAAAACGCGGTGGCGGACCGGCTGCTGGATGGGAACCTATCCGGCAGGGATGAACTGGTGGCCTATGCGGAGGGGGAGAAGATTCAGATCAGGACCGGCAGATCTTAG